A segment of the Manis javanica isolate MJ-LG chromosome 17, MJ_LKY, whole genome shotgun sequence genome:
ataatggataaaaaagcacaacccatctgtatgctgcttacagagactcacctcaaacccaaagactataggaacaaagactgaaggaacaaaacaacagcagaatcatagaacctaagaatggactaacagttaccaaaggggaagggactggggagaaagggagggaagggatggataagggtggggaaaaagaaagggggcattacaattagcatgtataatgtggggggggtcatggggagagctgtgcaacacagagaagacaagtagtgattctacagcatcatactacactgatggacagtactgtaatggggtttgtgggggggatttggtgaaggggggaccctagtaaacataatattcttcatgtaattgtagattaatgacaacaaaataaataaatttaaaaaaaagtaaagattaaTTATTGCCTAATGAATAATTCTTCatatagggaaaaaaacaatCCTAGCTTATCTCTGCTGTAACAGCAGCTCCTAAAACTCATAACCACACACTGTGGTAAGCAGAAATCTACCCAATGATCCCCCAAAGTCCTGCCTCCTGGTGTGTACATCTTGCACAATCCCCTCTCTTGGAGAGTAGGTGGGACCAATATTATGGAGGGTATCTTGAGTTTATCAAAAGAGAGATTATCTTAGGTtggtgggcctgacctaatcagaCAAGCCCTTTAAAAGATGAAGCCTCAGGATTActgttttcctgggtctctcccatgtatacaggaggtatacatgttattaaactgTTTGCTTTCccttgtaaaaaaagaaaaaagtgaagccTCAGAGACTTTCCTAGTGGCCTGGTAGAAAGCAAAGGCCATGAGGAGGGGCCCACATGGCAAGGAGCTGAGAATCACTAGGGGCTGAGAGGGGACCTCAGCTAGTAAGAAACAGAGATCACAGTCACAATAACTACACGGCAATCAATTCTGTCAACAACCAGTGAGCTTGGAAGAGGATCCTGAGCTCAGATGAGACCCCAGTCATTGCCCACACATCACTTTCAGTATGGTGACACTGAAGACCCATACTCCTACCTCATGGACACTGTGAGATGATAAATCTGAGTTTCaagttgatggatatttgttacacagcaataggaaactaatatatcCATGTATTAAACAACCCCAAAAAGTCTGGACAGAGGCTCCAGTCAGAGTCTGGTCTTGGCTCACAGAGCAGCTCAGACAGAATTGCTTTGTTTCCAAGAAATCTGAAACAAAAATCATAGGctaaagtggaaaataaaaataagtttagcAGACTATAGAAAAAATAGTATTAGAAGTTTCAATCTAACAATCTCTTCTTTATCTAAAATTCATGTGGGATAAATTAGTGTCTGTTACAATTTCCAACTTCAATGCCAGAAAGTATGCTTCCTTGGGTCTCCTTTCCAAATGTTAGCCTTTCTACCCATTTACAGCCTGAAGATAAGCATAAGTGTTAAGCCAAAGCAAAatacttccaattgtaaaattcACAACATgagttttctttatattcctcacTGCAGAGACCCAATTTCATCATTTCTTACTGAGTAACAATTAGGTATATTTGAAATTGGTTCTAAAAACCCGTTGCTCTTTATTGGAAAAGCAAAACCAACTTACAACAAACTAAATTCTTTTGCTTAAGCAGCAAAAGTTAGAAATGACCTAAAATGTCCATCACTAAGATCTGATAAAGTAAATTAAGGCACATCTCTAATCCAGAATGATTTACAATCATTTTTAAGACATAAcgggaaaaaaaaatttcaagaggTAGAATAGTATTTACGGTATATTAACCATTTGAGCGCAAGTTGATACATGCTCGCATATGGATATCTATGAAAGGAGACAGAAGAAACTGTTAAGAAACAGAAGCAGGAGAACTACTTtttattgttcactttttgtttcttttgaatattgtaccatggGTATAcaacatctattttttaaaatactaattttttaaaaagtgaaaacaagCCAACATCACAAAaatctgtgcttttaaaaaatatacaaactgTCTTCAAAACTTTAACACAAGTTATTGTTCTAATATTGTTCTACTGGATTATTTAGGTAACTCTAAGAATATAAGAAGTCTTTCCCCTGTAGATGCTAGTGATTCATCCAACAACTCTGAATGTCACTAGAAAGTTTCTGTATATTTACATGCAAGGGAGGGCTCGGAACACCGCTAAGGAATTGCCTCTAATACAGGAGGCGCGCTAAGTGACTAAGCCCCAGGACCACCAGCGCCTGAGGGCAGACATGCAGGATTGACCTTGAGGGCTCCACAGGATGAGTTTCTCAGCCTCTTGTCCCTCTACAACTTGGTGTGGCTTCCACCTTGCCCCACATCATCTATTTTCTAAGACAGGACACTATCAACACAGCTCCCAGCCAGTGTAAGATTTCACATTATGTAAGAAAAGACCTGAAAATTCATGTAATCTAAGGAGATGCCttgggacaaaggaaaaaaaagtttctttttaaagtcgtggaaagaaataaaacacgGGGGACAGATGACATGAAGACAAAGGAGAGCCACATGACAATGGAGAGACAGATAGGTGTGATGCatcacaagccaaggaacacagaGTTGCTGGCAAATGCCAAAAGCTAGAAGAATCTAGAAAGGATTCTCCCCTTACAGGTTTCAGAGGCAGCATGGCTCAGGCAACTGCTTCATCAAACCTCCAGCCTCCagtccagaactgtgagacaatttctgttgttttaagccaccgcgtttgtggcactttgttgcagcaaccctaggaaactaatacagtgacCAAAAAAATCTTTATAAGCCTTCACTAACCCATTGCCTAAACAGATAAactttgaaaaagagaaagtgctcaacatcattaggcaCTTGAATGGCTGAAAGGGAAGACTGCCAATACCAAAGAGAGTGAGGGTGTGGAGCAGCCAGAGCTCTCGGGCCACTGCTGGCGGCCATGTAAAATGGTAGAGCCGTTTTGCAGTACTTACTGAATACATACCTACCCTATGGTCTACCAATCCCACTACTAGGTGTCTAcgcaagaaaaatgcaaatataccCCCACAAAGAACTTGTATAAGCAATCTTAAAACGCCAAGTCTAACAGAGGGAATGCACAAACAGgctgtggcatatccatacaatgaactCCTGCCAAAAAGGAACAATCCATGGGCTCATGCAACGATATgggtgaacctcaaaaacattctAGAAGCAAAAGAAACTAGTCTCAACAAAATATATACtgcataattccattttttttaaaggctgtatgttcaagatttttttctttagctattaAAAGAGGAAACCAGTAGGTGTTGCAACCAGTtaaaagaacaatccaaaatcACATTTTTAGACCAGAAATACTGAAATGAATGTACAGAATCAAAGCAAAACTGGATTCTTCTACATTGGAGAAGGGAAACCAATAGACACCCCActgtaaataatttatttgcatgtctataaaaattatttttaatttttttaacatgagGTTAATtgatatatatcaattatataatattataatgtATACGacatgatttaatatttgtatatattatgaaatgaaaacaatatgtcTCTATGATTCCATCTATATAAACTATAAGAACAGACAATACTAAGGTGCTAGAAGTCAAAAAGAGTTAGGGGAGGGAGAGCAGAGTGCCTGGAATGGTCTGAAGAGATGTAAATGCTTGCACCTCATTTTAGATGCCAGTTACATGGGTctgtacaatttttaaaactcattaaaatgaacatttaagaTGTTATGTTTCAATTAAAAGAGGAGAAGTTTTAATCTAATATTTGAATCAGACAAGAATCATCAATGGACACGAAACAATTAGGTAAAAGTTGTTGGCTAGTAGGATATTTGCTTCATGACAAAGCATCAAGCTTCAACGAAAAAACTACTTGCTCTAAGGCAGTCACCACCATACCCAAGTGACCAAACACAGCAGCATCCCCCACAGGACAACTATTAGGTGCCTTCTGATATAATACAATATGAAACAGCACCACCTATGAAAATACTCTTGCCAGAAATGTATGCCAGAATCCAGATCAACCTTTCAGGATACAGAAACTACAGGGAACAGAAGAACAGTTAAGTGACACCACGAGGAAACAATCAGAGAAATTCAGAATGTAGGATATTCTACAAGACAGACAAGTAGCTCAGACTCGAAGTCAGTAtcactagggaaaaaaaaaaagtaggaagactgttctagattaaaagaaactaaagacaCCTAACAACCAAATGCAATGCACAAATCTTACTTAAACCCTGGTTTTAAAAAAAGCCCACCAAAGCATTCTTGGGACAGCTGGGAAATTCAACTATGGGAACCAGACATTAGATATTATAGAATACTAACTTCTAAGTTATGGTAACACTATCATTCATATGAGAATGTCCTTATTCTTAGGAGAGGCATGTTAAAGTATGCCTCTCATTTAATGGTATTTTGATATCTCATTTAAATGTGAGATATCAAGCTCTGCAAATTATTTTCATGGTTGAGAAAAAAACTTAACTTACACAAACATGAGTAAATTGAAAAATGACAATGTTAATTGTTGAATTTAGGTACAGAATATATGGATGTTCCCTGTGTTCATCAGAACTCTTCATTCAAATTCTCTTTACATGAACaatgtttcataataaaaaaaacacctaaaacttaataaaattaaaaggggCCTACATGGTACCCAGAATAGGCtcctgaaacagaaaaattacattGATGGAAAAGCTGGTGAAATATGGATAAAGTCTGTGCATAGTTCTTATTATTGTACTAATGTTAATTTCCTAGTAAATGTACCATGGTTATATCACCTGGATGAAGGGAACTCCCTGTCCTATCTTTGCAAattttttgtaaatctaaaattattccaaaataaaaagtgtttaaaaaggGGCAAACTGTATGTAAAAGCTAAAAGtttttattgtattaaaatatgcatataatcAAACAATATCAAGATCTAACATCTAGAACAATGACCTTCCACAAACCTCTAGTTTGGTACAAAAGGACTCCAAACTTTTTATAAGTTTCCATTGGACCATGTTTGGGACAAAAGGGATGGCCATTTGTACCCATTGTTTGGACATCAGTGCTGCAGGCCAGATAGGGGCCTTGATCCTTGGAGGAGGGTGAAACCGTGTTGGGGTAGCAGCCACCGTGTTTTCCTAGCTCAGCAGAGCTCTCCTTACTCCAGCAAAGGCATGGGTTGAAGTGTCTGCTTGCGCAGTACCAACTGCGAAAGACCTGTGAAGAGGTGGGACACAGCAGTGTCAATTTACATCCTTTCCCTGGTTCACCAAGCCCCCAGTCATATCCACCTTTGCAGGCAGAATCTGATTAACCAAGCTATAGCATTAGCAGACAGTTATGCAATTCTTGGAGGTTCTGAAAGATTTTCATTCATACTATCTCATTCAATCCTAGTTTCAgccctcattttacaaaggaggaataTGGGACACCTAGGCCCGCCCTCACCTTCACTGAGTTCTGAGCACCTCATGGAGGGCCTCTATCAGCAGGAGAGCCCAGCACCTCTCTCCTTCAGGCACCCAAATACTTGACATTCTCCAAGCCCAGCTCTTTTGCTAGGACTCCATGGCACTACCCTGGCTCCATGTGAACCACAACCACCCCAACCTTTGAACTTCTACAGCCCTTACTTAAACTGATGAATCAGAACAAGTAAGGGATGTGAAAACGCTTTTGGCCATTTGTCAAAGGGAGGCTCGTGGATGGAAGGATGTGGTtgaaatcaaagcaaaaatatGTGATTTGTTGAAAGCAATAACAATTTGATAAGGCTTATGTGCTGCTAGGACTGTGTGATGGTTAAGAGCATGGAATGTGGTGTCACATGGCTGGTGTGCAATCTCAACTCCACAAGGTACCACTGAGTGGCCTTGGGCCGATTAATCACCCTCTGGACAATAGGTGACTCATGTAGCAGATGCAGATAATCTCAGTACCTAGCTCAGGgttgaggactaaatgaaattaTCTCAATGCCTGTCACCTAATGAGAACTCAATACATGGGAACTATTATGGTTAGCCCTTGTATAGTGTGCTtcaggttttcatttttgttgttttaaaaaagtttacTCCAACTATTAGTCCTGGAATTTGGAGCTGAGAGGGTCCTTAGAAGCCATGGAGAGCCAGCTAAGGGGTGAGGAAAGTTCTCAAAATTTCCTAAAAATTTGGTCTGTCAGATGACAACTTCAAAATTAGACATTTTACCTGGGTCCCCAGGAGCACAGGAGTCACTGACCTGTATCTGTCTTGccatcattttataaatgtatatcgTTTATATGACAATGACACAATATATATCCATTGGAAGCATGTTTGACTAAAAATTTAAGGATTAAAACTTTAAAAGGGCAAAAGGtatcattaaaaatgtttcctgCATGAAGAACAGAAAGACGAAAGTCCACTTTCCCAACAGCGAGGGCTTCACTCAAAGCTCAAACAGAATTCGAGTGAACTAAGAGGAACTCAGGGCAGTGGCTTTTTCTAGGCTCAGTAAGCCCGAATGACGAGAAATGAAGTCAGCAAAATCCTGTGGGGCTGCCTCCACCCTAGGCCAGAGCGCATCTCGGCTCCTACCCACTGCTTCGGCAGACTAGTCAAAGCAGGTCTGCCCCAGTGCCCTGATGGCTTTGGGGGCATGTGGAAGCCTCTAACCTCATCATTCCCAGCCATACAGGGGGAAAGGAGAAGATGAGAGCTGGCCAGGTCTGCACCggcaagaagacagagaaaaggccTCTGCTGCTGTGCAGGCTCCAAGCCAGGGCTGGGTATCAATCAGCTGGTACTAAAATAAGGCATATCACATCTCTGTCCTCCTGCCCAGCAGGGGAGGGACCGTGTGCCTCTCTGAGCCAAGCAGAAACAAGGTACACACCTCCAAATGGCATCAGGGAGGCACAAGAACACGATTAAACAACATTCAACTTCATCAGAAGATACTCCCTTTGCCAACCTCCTGCAATCCCTCTGTATAGTCAAGAAAAGAGTTTCTAGTAGTGTTGGTATCCCACTAATGACCCCTTGACCCTTAGTAATCCCCTTTCTTGACCAGAAGGAGAACAGTTCTTAAGCTTAAAGACTGAAACAGGCAACAGTATGTGGCAGGAGTCTAGTAAtgctcttttctgttctttttttatagttactTTCTATTTTACAGTTGACAATGATATCCATTTATGGTAGAGATACaacatttcccttttttaaaaaggggggaGAGAAAACGACTAAGTAATAATAGATTTTTTATATGGCAAAAACACAACACACTTTACTACTTATTGCTACAGCTCTTTAATACTTCCAATAACCTTGAACTGTGCAGTTCATTAcagtagccactggccacatgtgacTACATGTAATTACTATGTGACTGTagtcatttaaattaattaaaattaaattgaaaattcaGTTCCTTGGTCATATTAGCCCCATTTCAAGTGCTGAACAGCCACAAGTGGCTAACAGCTACCATATTATAAAACACAGCTATAGGACATTTCCTCTCTTGCAGAAAGTTCCACAGGGCAGCATTAGCCTAGAATGCCACTGCCAGCTCACCTGGCTACTCACCTGGTGGTGGTGCTAAAAGACCTGGTTTCTCCCCAAGTAGTGGACGCTTGGCAGGCTTGGGAGGGGGGCATCCCAAAGGAGCAGGCCTCTTGGAAGGGGCTGCCAGTAGTGGAGGGGGAAAGAGAACTTTGGGGTTGACCAATCCTGCAgagaacaaaaaccaaaacataaACAGTAATACATATGTTGAACTGGGTTCCAGGTGCTCTCCCCAAAGGGACCTTTCCTAATCTTACGAAGGGGCTGAGCAGGGAGCCCCTGCCACATACACCAAGTCCAAACTCATCTCCTCAAAGCTCTACAGTCCTCTGTAGACCTATACTGCCTCAGTGGTCctccaggggtcagcaaactatagtCTGGTGCTCAAATTCAACCTGTTGTGTTTTGGTATGGCCCAAGTGAACTAAGAAtggttacattttaaatgtttatatacatatgtacataatatccttgattttgcttcctggcccacaaagcctaaaataaagtatttactatctggtcctttaagAAGTTTGCAATCCCTTGGTCTGTTCTAACATCCTGGTCTACCACCCTTACCTTCTCCAAGTGGGTTTTTTGCTTAAAATGTCATGTTCTGACACTTAGAACACATTTTCTCAAACATCCAAGGCAATGGGGCTCCCAGTGCTTAAAAGTGGGGACCTTCAGGGCAAAAAGGCGGACCCCTAACATACCGGAAGCACTCTGTTTCTGAGAGCCTAACATGCTCCCACCTAGAGCACTGGCCTGGACACAGCCCACAGAGCTCTGACCCACAGCCTAGCACTCTGTCGCTTCTCTCTTGGGCAGTCAGTCTGCCTGCACAAGCTTCATCCTGATGAACGGGACACTTTCTCAGTTAGTGCCAAGGTCCTGAAGAAAATGCACTGAGCCCATTTTGAAAGTCTgaaagaattttgtttttaaactaacAGCAAGGATGAGAAGCAATTCAGagcaaaaagatttttttcccgaGTGCTTCTCGCCTTAATTCAGTCACTTCTTGCAGGGAAGACTAGGTGGCAAGAAGGGGCCTGTGGGTGACCCAGGAAGGGAGTGGGTTGAGGCCCACAGAAATGGGTGAGCACtgctgaaggaagggagggagggagcaaagaCATGGCAGCAAGAAAGCACAGGTGCGATGAAACAGAGAAGATGCAGAACTGCACTCTCACTCATCCCAAGGCTGTGGATCTTTAACACAGACTGCCCTTGCCAGTAAAAGGCATGTATACGTATAGCCACCAAAGCAAGAGAGCACATTCCCTCTACTTTGATCCAAAGTAACAGTCAATGTGGAAATCTTTCATAGGGAATATTTTTGGCTAAAATAATCCCTGTTCACTTAAGAGGCCAAAGCAATATTTGACTATTATGCACAAATGCACCCCCAGGTCCAAATTTTATTTAAGGCCCAGGTGAAAAGCCACCTTTCCACAAAGACTTCACTGACAACCTTCTTTTTAACATGGCAGACTGAAAATGTGCTCTCATCCAgttccttctctcctcccactgccAATCCAAACAGCACAGGAGAGGAGAcaagagtatatgaacagacacttggaagatgaggaacagagagaagagcaCTAAGTGGAGGAAGCCACTCCTAGGGGTCTACAGGGGTTAAAACTCTCTACCCTCCAGGGCAAGAAAGGCTCAGACACTGGCATACCAAGAATCATACAGTAGGGCACGGAGCTGACTGGAAGTCTGTACACATGTGGTTAGATCCACCCAGGTCTCCTCCCAAAGGTATAAGATGGATGTCTGATAACACCTCTTGAGGGGCAGGATCGGTGAGGCCTTGAAGTTAGTCAACTCTGGGCATTTTCAGCTATGCAAGCCAACTAAGTCTCCCTCTTGTTTTAAGTGAACTGAGTTGGGTTCCTGTCACTTACAATGGAAGAAGTCCACAATAATACAACCTCATTTTAGGCAGATGTCAGATACTATTTGGCACCAACTACCCAGAAAAGAAGCCTCAAAAACCCTACTGAATTCAGAGTGCTTATCATGAGAACTCAGTTCTCCCTGTATGAAAACTTGGGCAACTCATTCAAGAGGAATGGCACCCATTGAAACCCCAAGTGTCTCTCCTGGTCTTCTGAAATCTTAACATTCAAAAATATGACAACACCCTGCAATTGCTCAAAACTGTCCTGCTATCTCAGGAGAATTCTGGTGGAAGCAGAACTGCTACTCCTTTATCTTATTCCTTGAGGGAAACACTGACCTGGCAGTGGAAGGAGACCTCCAGGCCTATCACCTAGCAAAGGGGCCTTGACAGGAACTGGGGGATGAGGGCCTGGGAAGGACCTCTTTCCAGGGGTTGGAAGAAGTGGAGGTGGCTTAACCACCATGGGGGTATTCCTGCCTTGAAATGAGGAATGATGACTAGCAACCAAAGGACCTGGCATCTCAAAgcctgaaaaataaagaaaacaaatggtgAGCAGAAGCCTAGTCTAGATGCCAGCAAGCTGTACAAAGAACAACTCAGAGAATTCAAGGAAGATCTTCACTTTTTCTGacttaaaattttctataatCAAAGAGAAATAGTTGTgtttaactagacttattgtggtcaTCATTACACAGTATATACAAGTATCAgatcattatgctgtatacctgaaataaTATAATGTGGTATATctcaattataaataaataagttattaaGCACTTggggaaacaaaggaaacaacACTGTTATGTTTTAAGTTTATGGATTCCCCTCTAagataaataatttctttaaagctTTAAAATGGTCCTATAACTTCagctatttttttcctatgagacaaattattattttcttctcatctACTTAACTTAAAACAAGCAAACCAAAAAGTAACTAAGGAGTTTGGCTTGTAAGCTGGAATGCTCTTTAAAATCTTCAAGATTTAGGAACTGCTTCTTCACATTTCCCGTACTTAAAAGTAACCTTAAAAATGTCTCAACTAACAAAAATCTGaaacttaaaaatcagaaaagtaaaatgatagTGAACTGTAACTATTCCTACATGTCCGTCTATGTAGAGAAGTCATCTTAACTATATGTTAAAAGTCTGATTCAAAAGACAATTTAGCTTCAGAAGAAACATTTTAATCTATAAAGGTTAAACATTAAAATACTGTATTCCTATCTGAGATGTGTCCAAACCAGATACCCTTATATTACAGAAGTATGTTCTCTCAACTAAATGAAAAATCCTTAGTTTTCCTTCACACATAGATTTGCAGAAAGGGGCTTTCTGGGGCTtaaaatggggaagaaaaggaatGGTGCCAAATACCTCCCAGTAGTCCTTTCCTGGTCTTCAAGTAGTCCATGAGCAGGTCCAACTCATTCCTGAACAAATGCTTTCCCTCATtcaaaaggaagagaagatgCCGAATGCCCAAAGGGACAGAGTAGCTGGTAAGACACTCTCGGGCTAGGAAGTCATCTACCAGATTTCCAGCCCTCACAGAAATTCCAGCGTGTTCCTGCTGCTCCCATTTAGAGGAAAATCTCCTATGTTCTTTAGTCACCAGCACTAGGGCATCATCCAGGGGCATATGACAACGTACTAGGGACAAGAAACAGCCTGTTTACAACAAATGGGTGCTCTGCttccttttaaaacacatttacaaaaagagaagaggaaaaaacaacaaGAAAGTAACAGCCAATCTAACTACATGTTGGGTAGACTGTCTCAGCCTTCAGTACAGATGGGACTGTTTACTGATTCAAAAGACTGGAACCCCCAATGGTAGGTGCTCTGTCAAACTTCAAAATCAAACATTACATTCCATTTCAAAATTATAACATGTGGTAGCTTGATTTACTGTTTCCACACAAACCCTCATTTTGCAATTGGACAGCTTCATGCTAAGCTGAcgagaaacagaagaaatatgtGGCATATGTGTCAATGGAAATTCTTACAACTAAATAAACATAGCTTTAAAAAAGTCAGAATGCAACTTCAACCATCACTGAgtcaaacaacaaaacaaaactcagaaagtcaaacaacaaaacaaaacaaactaaaggTGAAGATGTTTTATTTGGTTCCAGCAATCAGGGTAAGCAACTTGAGATGAGCCTGACTGATGGAAGAAACCACCAGGAGCTGAGAAGGCATCTTTCAGAGAGCAGAGGGAAGGTGAGAAAAGAGTGAAGCAGGGGCTGCTGTTCTTCACTGCACATCTCTCAGTGTCTATCTTGTAACTTGGTGTATGCCATACCTGAATAAAAGGCAAACAGACACATGCGATGCATGGTGTCCAGGCTCTGTCACTGCTGCATGAGGAGTAACCCACATCCTCCATGTGACTCTGCAGTCTTTGACTCAGGCCTATGGGACCTTAAACCATGTTAAAAGCCTCCTCAAATCAGATAAAGAGTGCTCTAGATCccaaatattacatataaaataaattctagataTCAAGAGCAGCTTTTACATAATTTAATGGGTATTGTCAAATGCACAGGTGTTTTCTGATCTCTCCTAGGTTTATCTACTGAGAATAAAAGTTAATAAAAGTTTGATTTTAGATGGAAGGCCCCTATCCTGTCTTGCTCTGTATGTTCTATATATTAGCTTCTGAACCAATTTATGATCCATGGAGCACTACTACAGGGCTACAGTAGGGATTACAGTATTTGGCTAACTCTTAAACTATGTTTATTAAGATTACATTTAGGAAGAAATATGAATACATGTATATCTTCAGGTGCTAAAGTTTCACCgtttgactattttaaatgtttgccTCTGCAATGTAGCTCCACATGCTTCTAAACAAAGGTTGCATGCAAGGTATAAAACAATCTCTTGGCTATAAAGTACTGTGAAAGAGAGCCCAGCTAAGACAAATTTTGCTAAAATAGATTTAACttataggaaaaaacaaagtgTTCTTTTTACTTATGATCTGAGTTCAGGGATGGGAAATGAAGTATGTACCTATTAATATTATTCTGGATGTGAGAAAGAAATTGTCTTCTGATTTGTAACATGTGAAAAACAGATTATATGCTTTTTTGAAGTAGTGCtgatttttaaaggtattttaatattcaataaatcTTTCAACTTACTTAGTTTAGTGACCATTTCCTAAGTGATCCTGCATGAATGAAAACATCTAAGTAACCAGATATGATTAGTCCTCTGCATGATCTGTTCAAATTATACTGTTCCCCACCCTGATCCTAGGTGAttggtatttgtaatttttatgcacattcttttacattttcagaaCTTATGTATGACATAAATGTGGTTTaatcttattatttaaaatgaattagaaatttTCTATGCCTAGAAAAACAGCAGTTTCATACTCTTGAGAACAGTTCTAAGCAAGATTTGGTCAGGAGGGTGTGGGTGACCTCACAGAAGCAAAGCAAACGGGATGGTTGGAATAAAAGATGTCCTGCCACTCCCAGGAGGATGAAAAGCAAGTGTTCTTCACTAATTGTCTTTTCAGACCCAGTATCTTGGGTGGATAACAGAGCAATCTATCCTACACTAACTTCTATGCAGGCTCCAGAGCTGTAGGTGGAATTAAGTCCAGCTACTAGTGTTCTTTAAGGTCTCTGCCCAAGGAAACAGTAGCTCTCTTCTGACTTAGCAATGGAAACCCTCACTGCTGAGGAGACTCAGGCTGAGACGGGCACTCCGGGGCGTACTGGAGAAGCCCGCCTCCCGCCTGGCTGTGGCTCACCCGGGCAGAGAAAGGTAGCAGGGACAGCCTGCCATGTTGTACAGGGCCAGCACACAGGAGGAATTCAGTATGACTGTATTGAATAGAACAGTACCAAGATCTCCTGCAAAGACAAGAGGACCAGAACACCTACACTTATCtaggtataattctcagtgagtTGCTTGGGGAG
Coding sequences within it:
- the LOC108390523 gene encoding nuclear receptor coactivator 5-like isoform X3 is translated as MSSLIRLHRGQYGRSSVTKSSKPYKHFLPTYSPQEGYLKESEDVQSIKELLQNVADYSKGNEDNHERYQYFELDDTSSRDARKEGLFQHFYQVIKKERDRERPSDCIIVSTDKAQREYAIAIGHRLQDHGLVVEMIHLTTVSGLSRALQEVKDDGSPFCILVEQSNVNLYSCTLIVLHESIKIRCHMPLDDALVLVTKEHRRFSSKWEQQEHAGISVRAGNLVDDFLARECLTSYSVPLGIRHLLFLLNEGKHLFRNELDLLMDYLKTRKGLLGGFEMPGPLVASHHSSFQGRNTPMVVKPPPLLPTPGKRSFPGPHPPVPVKAPLLGDRPGGLLPLPGLVNPKVLFPPPLLAAPSKRPAPLGCPPPKPAKRPLLGEKPGLLAPPPGLSQLVLRKQTLQPMPLLE
- the LOC108390523 gene encoding uncharacterized protein isoform X1 gives rise to the protein MLGVERLEGSGTRRLSEGTVKYSSAVYLEDLKMSSLIRLHRGQYGRSSVTKSSKPYKHFLPTYSPQEGYLKESEDVQSIKELLQNVADYSKGNEDNHERYQYFELDDTSSRDARKEGLFQHFYQVIKKERDRERPSDCIIVSTDKAQREYAIAIGHRLQDHGLVVEMIHLTTVSGLSRALQEVKDDGSPFCILVEQSNVNLYSCTLIVLHESIKIRCHMPLDDALVLVTKEHRRFSSKWEQQEHAGISVRAGNLVDDFLARECLTSYSVPLGIRHLLFLLNEGKHLFRNELDLLMDYLKTRKGLLGGFEMPGPLVASHHSSFQGRNTPMVVKPPPLLPTPGKRSFPGPHPPVPVKAPLLGDRPGGLLPLPGLVNPKVLFPPPLLAAPSKRPAPLGCPPPKPAKRPLLGEKPGLLAPPPGLSQLVLRKQTLQPMPLLE
- the LOC108390523 gene encoding nuclear receptor coactivator 5-like isoform X4; translation: MSSLIRLHRGQYGRSSVTKSKPYKHFLPTYSPQEGYLKESEDVQSIKELLQNVADYSKGNEDNHERYQYFELDDTSSRDARKEGLFQHFYQVIKKERDRERPSDCIIVSTDKAQREYAIAIGHRLQDHGLVVEMIHLTTVSGLSRALQEVKDDGSPFCILVEQSNVNLYSCTLIVLHESIKIRCHMPLDDALVLVTKEHRRFSSKWEQQEHAGISVRAGNLVDDFLARECLTSYSVPLGIRHLLFLLNEGKHLFRNELDLLMDYLKTRKGLLGGFEMPGPLVASHHSSFQGRNTPMVVKPPPLLPTPGKRSFPGPHPPVPVKAPLLGDRPGGLLPLPGLVNPKVLFPPPLLAAPSKRPAPLGCPPPKPAKRPLLGEKPGLLAPPPGLSQLVLRKQTLQPMPLLE
- the LOC108390523 gene encoding uncharacterized protein isoform X2, encoding MLGVERLEGSGTRRLSEGTVKYSSAVYLEDLKMSSLIRLHRGQYGRSSVTKSKPYKHFLPTYSPQEGYLKESEDVQSIKELLQNVADYSKGNEDNHERYQYFELDDTSSRDARKEGLFQHFYQVIKKERDRERPSDCIIVSTDKAQREYAIAIGHRLQDHGLVVEMIHLTTVSGLSRALQEVKDDGSPFCILVEQSNVNLYSCTLIVLHESIKIRCHMPLDDALVLVTKEHRRFSSKWEQQEHAGISVRAGNLVDDFLARECLTSYSVPLGIRHLLFLLNEGKHLFRNELDLLMDYLKTRKGLLGGFEMPGPLVASHHSSFQGRNTPMVVKPPPLLPTPGKRSFPGPHPPVPVKAPLLGDRPGGLLPLPGLVNPKVLFPPPLLAAPSKRPAPLGCPPPKPAKRPLLGEKPGLLAPPPGLSQLVLRKQTLQPMPLLE